CACCGCGCGTCCAGGCCGCCCCTTCCCCCGTGTTGCCTTTTCCCAAGCAGGAAAGCGCCACGACTTCCCCGGCGGTGCAGCGCGAGCTCCAGGAAATCCGGGAAATGATGGAGGTGCTCTACGCCGAGAGTCCCGGCGCGGGGCTGCCCTCGGAATTCGCCCCCCACTACCGCACCCTGATTGAGCGGGGCGTTTCCCGCAAGGTAGCCGCTGTGCTCATCGGCGCGGTAACGAAGAACTCGGATTTGGCCATCATGCGCGATCAGCGCGTCTTTGCCGAGCGCCTCCACATGGAGATCCGGAAGATCCTCCACGGCACCGGCGGTCTGGCGGTCCAGGCGGGTGAGTGCCGCGTCGTCGCCCTCTGCGGCGCCACGGGCGTGGGCAAGACCACCAATCTGGCCAAGCTCGCCGCCCACTTTGCCGTGCGCGAGCGCTCCCGCGTCGCCCTTATTACGGCCGACACGTACCGCGTGGCTGCGGCGGAACAATTGAAGGTCTACGCCAACATCATCGGCCTGCCCATGCGGGTTGTCCACAACGAGCGCGACATGGACGCGGCGCTGAAGGAATTCGGCGACTATGATCTGGTGCTGATCGATACCGCCGGAGGGAGCCAGTTCAACCTTGAGCAGATTAACGAGCTCAAGAACTGCCTCCGCGCCGCCCGCCCCCACGAGACCATGCTGGTCATGAGCGCGAGCACGCCCCTCGACGACATGCGTAATATTGTGGCCAATTTCAAATGCTGCACCCCCACTTCGGTGCTGTTT
Above is a window of Candidatus Hydrogenedentota bacterium DNA encoding:
- the flhF gene encoding flagellar biosynthesis protein FlhF; the protein is MSQQFHKIRARTLDEAWRQVRRQYGPEALVINTSDVYEGGFFGLFGRKMVELTACVPVNSLAAQVRTPGAPGSAALRKYGEASKTTAAPANAPGETVEYFERLVRDAQQRMNAAPGPRSEAPAAPPRAEALAAPRVQAAPSPVLPFPKQESATTSPAVQRELQEIREMMEVLYAESPGAGLPSEFAPHYRTLIERGVSRKVAAVLIGAVTKNSDLAIMRDQRVFAERLHMEIRKILHGTGGLAVQAGECRVVALCGATGVGKTTNLAKLAAHFAVRERSRVALITADTYRVAAAEQLKVYANIIGLPMRVVHNERDMDAALKEFGDYDLVLIDTAGGSQFNLEQINELKNCLRAARPHETMLVMSASTPLDDMRNIVANFKCCTPTSVLFTKIDETRQYGAMLSVLAESGLPMSYLSTGQNVPDDICLASPAVMANLILEGSIKRG